One part of the Streptobacillus canis genome encodes these proteins:
- a CDS encoding ABC-F family ATP-binding cassette domain-containing protein, producing MITTSNLTVQFGGRKLFEDVNIKFTEGNCYGIIGANGAGKSTFLRVLTGEVDSTNGEIIIDKNKRISFLKQDHFAYEENMVLDVVIMGHEKLYQIMQERNEIYSKTEFTDEDGIKISELEGEFADLDGWEAETNAEKLLNGLGITPDLHYKLMKELTEPEKVKVLLAQSLFGNPDILLLDEPTNGLDLKAVNWLENFIMDLESTTVLIVSHDRHFLNKVCTHIADIDYGKIKLFVGNYNFWYESSQLMQELLRNQNKKVEQKRKELQEFIARFSANASKSKQATSRKKQLEKLQLEDMQVSNRKYPYVDFKPEREAGNNMLKVENLSKTIDGELVLDNISFTINTNDKVAILSRNDIAKTTLFQILAGEIEPDTGTYEWGMTTTQSYFPKDNSEYFENVDLSLIDWLRQFSKDQHEEYVRGFLGRMLFSGEEARKEAKVLSGGEKVRCMLAKMMLSGANVLLLDNPTDHLDLESITSLNKGLTKFNGTILFTTHDHEFIETVANKIIEITPKGLIYKEMSFDEYIEDEELQEQINDLYR from the coding sequence ATGATAACTACAAGTAATTTAACTGTCCAATTTGGAGGAAGAAAATTATTCGAGGATGTAAATATAAAATTTACAGAAGGAAATTGTTATGGAATTATAGGTGCTAATGGTGCTGGTAAATCTACATTTCTTAGAGTATTAACTGGTGAAGTTGACTCTACAAATGGTGAAATTATTATAGATAAAAATAAAAGAATATCATTTTTAAAACAAGACCACTTTGCTTATGAAGAAAACATGGTTTTAGATGTTGTAATTATGGGCCATGAAAAACTTTATCAAATAATGCAAGAAAGAAATGAAATATACTCTAAGACTGAATTTACAGATGAAGATGGAATTAAAATTTCAGAACTAGAAGGTGAATTTGCTGATTTAGATGGTTGGGAAGCTGAAACTAATGCTGAAAAATTATTAAATGGATTAGGTATAACACCTGATTTACACTATAAACTTATGAAAGAATTAACAGAACCTGAAAAAGTTAAAGTCTTATTAGCTCAAAGCTTATTTGGTAATCCAGATATATTACTTCTTGATGAGCCTACAAACGGACTTGATTTAAAAGCTGTTAACTGGCTTGAAAATTTTATAATGGATCTTGAAAGTACAACTGTATTAATAGTATCTCATGATAGACACTTCTTAAATAAAGTATGTACACACATTGCAGACATTGATTATGGAAAAATTAAACTTTTTGTTGGAAACTATAACTTCTGGTATGAGTCTTCACAATTAATGCAAGAATTATTAAGAAACCAAAATAAAAAAGTTGAACAAAAAAGAAAAGAATTACAAGAATTTATTGCTAGATTCTCTGCTAATGCATCAAAATCTAAACAAGCAACAAGTAGAAAAAAACAATTAGAAAAATTACAATTAGAAGATATGCAAGTATCTAATAGAAAGTACCCATATGTTGATTTTAAACCTGAAAGAGAAGCTGGAAACAATATGTTAAAAGTTGAAAACCTATCTAAAACTATAGATGGTGAACTAGTATTAGATAATATTAGTTTTACTATTAATACAAATGATAAAGTTGCTATTCTTTCAAGAAATGATATAGCTAAAACAACTCTATTCCAAATCCTTGCAGGAGAAATCGAACCAGATACCGGAACTTATGAATGGGGTATGACTACTACTCAAAGTTATTTCCCTAAAGATAACTCTGAGTATTTTGAAAATGTTGACTTATCTTTAATTGATTGGTTAAGACAATTTTCAAAAGATCAACATGAAGAATATGTTAGAGGATTTTTAGGCCGTATGCTATTCTCTGGTGAAGAAGCTAGAAAAGAAGCAAAAGTACTTTCTGGGGGAGAAAAAGTTAGATGTATGTTAGCTAAAATGATGTTATCAGGTGCAAATGTATTACTTCTTGACAACCCTACAGACCATTTAGACTTAGAATCAATTACTTCATTAAATAAAGGTTTAACTAAATTTAACGGTACTATATTATTTACAACACATGATCATGAATTTATTGAAACTGTTGCAAATAAGATTATTGAAATTACACCTAAAGGTTTAATATATAAAGAAATGAGCTTTGATGAATATATCGAAGACGAAGAATTACAAGAACAAATCAATGATTTGTATAGATAA